The Paramagnetospirillum magnetotacticum MS-1 genome includes a window with the following:
- the cpaB gene encoding Flp pilus assembly protein CpaB — protein MRPIVIIVVVAALAAGGTGMLANAWLDRQESRHAKADDAPVVEVLVINRDVPSGAALSVDDLRYESWPRSAATARLVVRRPGEDAKAAFVGMIARRALTEGEPVSAATTFKPDSSGVLAGLLGPGKRAISITITNPTAVSGFITPGDRVDVVMLTDLKKIEDAQGRESKQEEGRFGGETLLVRFGAETVLSDIRVLAIDQQITRGRDGAAIQGKTATLEVTPKQAEILVLAETMGMLQLSLRPQQGDGPAVAPQPGEMLDFTADLEAGKALQASVGFAAKKKGTKASSPVRVNRGGQVSGEGAGR, from the coding sequence ATGCGTCCCATCGTCATCATCGTCGTCGTGGCCGCCCTGGCGGCGGGTGGAACCGGCATGCTGGCCAATGCCTGGCTCGACCGTCAGGAAAGCCGTCATGCCAAGGCCGATGACGCGCCGGTGGTCGAGGTTCTGGTGATCAATCGTGATGTTCCCTCCGGCGCGGCGCTGTCCGTCGATGATCTGCGCTATGAAAGCTGGCCCCGTTCCGCCGCCACCGCCCGTCTGGTGGTGCGCAGGCCGGGCGAGGATGCCAAGGCCGCCTTTGTCGGCATGATCGCGCGTCGCGCCCTGACCGAGGGCGAGCCGGTTTCGGCCGCCACCACCTTCAAGCCCGACAGTTCCGGCGTGCTGGCCGGATTGCTGGGGCCGGGCAAGCGCGCCATTTCCATCACCATCACCAATCCCACGGCGGTGTCGGGCTTCATTACACCGGGTGATCGGGTGGATGTGGTCATGTTGACCGACCTCAAGAAGATCGAGGACGCCCAGGGCCGCGAGAGCAAGCAGGAAGAAGGGCGCTTCGGTGGCGAGACATTGCTGGTCCGCTTCGGGGCCGAGACGGTGCTCTCCGATATCAGGGTGCTGGCCATCGACCAGCAGATCACGCGTGGCCGCGACGGCGCGGCCATCCAGGGCAAGACCGCCACGCTGGAAGTGACGCCGAAACAGGCGGAAATTCTGGTTCTGGCGGAAACCATGGGGATGCTGCAATTGTCGCTGCGCCCGCAACAGGGCGATGGCCCGGCGGTCGCCCCGCAGCCGGGCGAGATGCTGGACTTTACCGCCGATCTTGAAGCGGGCAAGGCCCTGCAGGCCTCGGTCGGCTTCGCGGCCAAGAAAAAGGGCACCAAGGCTTCGTCCCCGGTTCGGGTCAATCGGGGCGGCCAGGTCAG
- a CDS encoding Flp family type IVb pilin: protein MFTSIRTMITKMTRDEQGATAIEYGLIAALISVVAIPGMLVLGPKLSTLFTTISGKF from the coding sequence ATGTTTACTTCGATCCGCACCATGATCACCAAGATGACCCGTGACGAGCAGGGCGCCACCGCCATCGAATACGGTTTGATCGCCGCCCTGATCTCCGTGGTCGCCATCCCCGGCATGCTGGTGCTTGGGCCCAAGCTGTCCACCCTGTTCACGACCATCTCCGGCAAATTCTAG
- a CDS encoding Flp family type IVb pilin: MFTSIRTMIAKMARDEQGATAIEYGLIAALISVVAIPGMLVLGPKLSTLFTTISGNM; the protein is encoded by the coding sequence ATGTTTACTTCGATCCGCACCATGATCGCCAAGATGGCTCGTGACGAGCAGGGCGCTACCGCCATCGAATACGGCCTGATCGCCGCCCTGATCTCCGTGGTCGCCATCCCCGGTATGCTGGTGCTTGGGCCCAAGCTGTCCACCCTGTTCACGACAATCTCCGGCAATATGTAG
- a CDS encoding Crp/Fnr family transcriptional regulator produces MTGSQDMDVIDGGLARVSLFSDMDEAALSDIEARCNWSRVPSGSQIFDKDSDTLEVYFVVEGAVRILTTGADEREVALADVIGGNYFGELAAIDGMKRSARVVATKDSLLASLEGGAFLDLMRQYPAIAIKVVERLTRIVRSLDSRVAQLSTQNESQRVWGEILRLAQPDPARPDSWQIADLPNHKEIAAWAGTTREKVAQAIGELAREGVVRRRSMGLVICDLARLQLMAASRGAA; encoded by the coding sequence TTGACGGGTTCGCAAGACATGGACGTGATCGACGGCGGCTTGGCCCGCGTTTCCCTTTTTTCCGACATGGACGAGGCCGCCCTCAGCGACATCGAGGCGCGGTGCAACTGGTCGCGCGTGCCGTCGGGCAGTCAGATCTTCGACAAGGACAGCGACACACTGGAAGTCTATTTCGTGGTGGAGGGCGCGGTGCGCATCCTGACCACCGGCGCCGACGAGCGCGAAGTCGCCCTGGCCGACGTTATCGGCGGCAATTATTTCGGGGAACTGGCCGCCATCGACGGCATGAAGCGGTCGGCCCGGGTGGTCGCCACCAAGGATTCGCTGCTGGCCTCCCTGGAGGGGGGCGCTTTCCTCGATCTGATGCGGCAATACCCCGCAATCGCCATCAAAGTGGTCGAACGCCTGACTCGCATCGTGCGCAGCCTGGATAGCCGGGTGGCGCAACTTTCCACCCAGAACGAGAGCCAGCGCGTCTGGGGTGAAATCCTCCGTCTGGCCCAGCCCGATCCCGCCAGGCCCGATTCATGGCAGATCGCCGATCTGCCCAATCACAAGGAAATCGCCGCCTGGGCCGGGACGACCCGCGAAAAGGTGGCCCAAGCCATCGGTGAACTGGCCCGCGAAGGCGTGGTTCGCCGCCGCTCCATGGGGCTGGTCATTTGCGATCTTGCCCGCCTGCAATTGATGGCGGCATCGCGCGGCGCGGCGTGA
- a CDS encoding GAF domain-containing protein — MESMVAWLQEPARRLHAMIREVPGLASLHHLSLSVYCAQHDTLWAFPCNSDDKGPPEITEIRMTDVPSLVLLADETTPRIVADMAAFGGEGRYHTSKARASESRSCMTAPINIEGRFLGFVTYGAAVPNFFSSAAQDTLRTFTEAFGILIERSSQLSD, encoded by the coding sequence ATGGAGTCCATGGTGGCTTGGCTGCAAGAGCCAGCCCGGCGACTTCACGCCATGATCCGGGAAGTTCCGGGCCTTGCCTCCCTGCACCACCTGTCCCTTTCGGTCTATTGCGCCCAGCATGACACCCTATGGGCCTTTCCCTGTAATTCCGACGATAAAGGCCCCCCTGAAATCACCGAGATCAGGATGACCGACGTTCCGTCGCTGGTCCTGCTGGCCGACGAAACCACACCCCGGATCGTTGCCGACATGGCCGCCTTCGGGGGAGAGGGCCGATACCACACCAGCAAGGCGCGAGCCTCCGAAAGCCGCTCCTGCATGACCGCGCCCATCAATATCGAAGGGCGTTTTCTCGGCTTCGTCACCTACGGCGCCGCGGTTCCCAATTTCTTCTCCTCGGCGGCGCAGGACACTCTGCGGACCTTCACCGAAGCTTTTGGCATACTCATCGAACGGTCCAGCCAGCTTTCCGACTGA
- a CDS encoding A24 family peptidase: MGHIILILSAMVFVAALLDAAWGDLRSLRIRNRVPLTILAAFVPWALCAGYDGGQWLAHLGTGVLCFVAAAILFSLGLWGGGDAKLVPAVVLWVGPSDLPRFLLIMAVAGGLVALAALVVRRAEAGGPHPVMRGHIPYGIAIAAGGLDWAAVALLPRLTG; this comes from the coding sequence ATGGGCCATATCATCTTGATCCTATCGGCCATGGTTTTTGTCGCGGCCTTGCTGGACGCGGCCTGGGGGGACTTGCGCTCGTTGCGCATCCGCAACCGGGTTCCTCTGACCATTCTGGCGGCCTTCGTGCCTTGGGCATTGTGCGCCGGTTATGACGGCGGGCAATGGCTGGCCCATCTCGGCACCGGCGTGCTGTGCTTCGTGGCCGCCGCGATCCTGTTCAGCCTGGGTCTGTGGGGCGGTGGCGACGCCAAGCTGGTTCCCGCCGTGGTGCTGTGGGTCGGTCCCTCGGACCTGCCGCGCTTTCTTCTGATCATGGCGGTGGCTGGCGGCCTAGTGGCCTTGGCCGCCCTTGTGGTCCGTCGCGCCGAGGCCGGTGGCCCGCATCCGGTCATGCGGGGTCATATACCCTATGGTATCGCCATCGCCGCAGGTGGTTTAGACTGGGCGGCGGTCGCGCTGCTGCCCCGGTTGACCGGCTGA